One genomic region from Terriglobus aquaticus encodes:
- a CDS encoding tetratricopeptide repeat protein encodes MLRRSLGVLCLAVPLSAAAQWQLPPGTSSSADDSSRQANPTSGANGTIATAEKRMEAQDWSGAIQVLRPLVVREPNNAHAQYDLGFALDNGGDAAGAKAAYEAAAKADPTLVSARVSLGLLLARQGDAAAAARWLREATALPDEAASRPARAQAERALARLDLHSAPEHARDELLAAIRLSSEQRDDIELGGEIAEALQDDAAAEQAYARVLAASPADPDATAAYARVSLREGKIDQADQALQRGLAGHPDNPSLLAGRADLLLRGKKFDEAIPILERLHAADPANEATTLLLARAYVAAGTPDRANELFAALLRTDPKNPTLLVDDADSLIRQKRYAEAAAELERALALQFPTPTAKANAAGRLAFAASASQHPETVLRAVQIRDEILPPDAATTFLLATAHDTLLHTAQAAENYRKFLQLAGSSFPDEVWQAQQRLQVLRRAK; translated from the coding sequence ATGTTGCGGCGTAGCTTGGGTGTACTGTGCCTGGCTGTGCCGCTGAGCGCCGCGGCACAGTGGCAGTTGCCGCCGGGCACCAGTTCGTCCGCGGACGACAGCTCGCGGCAGGCGAACCCCACTTCGGGTGCGAACGGCACAATAGCGACCGCGGAAAAGCGGATGGAAGCGCAGGATTGGTCGGGTGCCATCCAGGTGCTTCGGCCGCTGGTTGTGCGCGAGCCGAACAACGCCCATGCCCAGTACGACTTGGGTTTTGCGTTGGACAACGGCGGCGACGCCGCGGGAGCGAAAGCCGCGTATGAGGCCGCAGCGAAAGCCGATCCCACACTGGTCAGCGCTCGCGTCTCTCTGGGTCTGTTGCTCGCCCGCCAAGGCGACGCGGCCGCTGCGGCACGTTGGCTGCGCGAAGCTACGGCGCTGCCCGACGAAGCCGCGTCTCGCCCTGCTCGCGCGCAGGCAGAGCGTGCCTTGGCGCGGCTGGACCTGCACTCCGCCCCGGAACATGCGCGTGACGAATTATTGGCGGCAATCCGCCTGAGCAGTGAGCAGCGAGACGATATCGAGCTTGGCGGAGAGATCGCCGAAGCGTTGCAGGACGACGCCGCGGCCGAGCAGGCGTATGCGCGTGTGCTGGCCGCAAGCCCCGCTGATCCGGACGCAACCGCTGCCTACGCGCGAGTTTCTCTGCGAGAAGGCAAGATCGATCAGGCAGACCAGGCACTGCAACGCGGGCTGGCAGGGCACCCGGACAACCCGTCGCTGCTGGCCGGGCGAGCGGACCTGCTGCTGCGCGGGAAGAAGTTCGACGAGGCGATCCCGATTCTGGAGCGGTTGCACGCTGCGGATCCGGCAAACGAGGCGACGACGCTCCTGTTGGCTCGCGCGTACGTTGCCGCGGGCACGCCGGATCGCGCGAACGAACTGTTCGCCGCGCTGCTCCGTACCGACCCGAAGAATCCGACGCTGCTGGTGGACGATGCGGACAGCCTGATCCGGCAGAAACGTTACGCTGAGGCGGCAGCGGAACTCGAGCGGGCACTGGCCCTGCAGTTCCCTACGCCAACTGCCAAAGCGAACGCCGCCGGCCGCTTAGCCTTTGCGGCCTCAGCCAGCCAGCACCCCGAGACGGTTTTGCGTGCCGTGCAAATTCGCGACGAAATTCTGCCTCCGGACGCCGCGACGACTTTCCTCTTAGCCACCGCGCATGATACGTTGCTTCACACAGCGCAAGCCGCAGAAAACTATCGCAAGTTTCTGCAGCTTGCGGGTTCGTCCTTTCCCGACGAGGTTTGGCAGGCCCAGCAACGCCTGCAGGTGCTTCGCCGAGCAAAGTAG
- a CDS encoding M48 family metalloprotease, whose protein sequence is MPPFDIRFRRFVSLNTTIRLREGQLIVRLSDLLQAAPASVHEAIAHILLAKLYRKPIERSHAHRYRVYTQSEAVLRQTEQARQTRGRKQITTAVGRYYDLNEIFESVNRQFFFGLLGRPILTWSHHAARRLLGHYDAAHNTIMISRVFDGPRVPRYAIEYLMYHEMLHLKHPVRVKAGRRCVHSREFQAEERLFPQLQEAKAFLKLL, encoded by the coding sequence ATGCCGCCCTTCGACATCCGGTTCCGACGCTTTGTATCGCTCAACACGACGATCCGGCTGCGGGAAGGTCAGCTCATCGTGCGTCTGAGCGACCTGCTCCAGGCCGCGCCGGCCAGCGTGCATGAGGCCATTGCGCACATCCTGCTGGCCAAGCTGTACCGCAAACCGATCGAGCGATCGCACGCGCACCGCTACCGCGTTTACACCCAGAGCGAGGCCGTTCTGCGGCAGACGGAGCAGGCGCGCCAGACCCGCGGGCGCAAGCAGATCACCACTGCCGTGGGCCGGTACTACGACCTGAACGAGATCTTCGAATCCGTGAACCGGCAGTTCTTCTTCGGCCTGCTTGGCCGGCCGATTCTCACCTGGAGTCATCACGCGGCCCGCCGCCTGCTGGGCCACTATGACGCGGCGCACAACACGATCATGATCAGCCGGGTGTTCGATGGCCCTCGGGTGCCACGTTACGCGATCGAGTACCTGATGTACCACGAGATGCTGCACCTGAAGCACCCGGTGCGGGTCAAGGCTGGGCGGCGTTGCGTCCACTCGCGTGAGTTTCAAGCGGAAGAACGGCTGTTCCCGCAGCTACAGGAAGCGAAGGCGTTTTTGAAGCTGCTCTAG
- the lspA gene encoding signal peptidase II, whose product MIDERNQERVLLDPGATHVETDRTGATYLVQRDARPWLLLLSLIAVLVDRLTKLYVVAHLQTGQAVTVIPHVFRITHVLNFGAAFSMFAESASPEAVRWSLVVFSLVAAVIVFAMLWRMGRVFSPAAVGLALILGGAIGNLYDRMKLHYVIDFLEVHIVHYHWPDFNVADSCITVGAVLILIELLWPKQKQTHMEDATVVR is encoded by the coding sequence ATGATCGACGAGCGCAACCAGGAACGCGTTCTGCTGGATCCGGGCGCGACGCATGTTGAGACCGACCGCACCGGTGCGACGTACCTGGTCCAGCGCGACGCACGACCGTGGCTACTGCTGCTGAGCCTGATCGCGGTGCTCGTCGACCGCCTGACGAAGCTTTACGTTGTCGCCCACCTGCAGACCGGTCAGGCCGTCACGGTGATCCCGCACGTCTTTCGCATCACGCACGTGCTCAACTTTGGCGCAGCGTTCAGCATGTTTGCCGAGTCCGCATCGCCGGAGGCGGTGCGCTGGTCGCTGGTGGTGTTCTCCCTGGTGGCAGCGGTAATCGTATTTGCGATGCTCTGGCGCATGGGCCGAGTCTTCTCGCCGGCGGCGGTAGGGCTTGCTCTTATTCTCGGGGGAGCGATCGGCAACCTGTACGACCGCATGAAGCTGCACTACGTGATCGACTTTCTTGAGGTCCACATCGTGCACTATCACTGGCCCGATTTCAACGTGGCCGATAGCTGTATCACGGTAGGCGCGGTGCTGATTCTGATCGAACTCCTGTGGCCGAAGCAGAAGCAGACGCACATGGAAGACGCAACGGTGGTGCGCTAG
- a CDS encoding prolipoprotein diacylglyceryl transferase gives MFPYIHIGSFSLGTFGLFMWLAGVAGVVVLQRNMSRNLIKADAVVVVATSMIAGIFGAKLWHELQQPLEFGRDLHSIILPGWSHPVEILGNFLQWFRAGFAWYGGLLFGLGSLLWQGRSLRIGPLRMLDLAAPAAALGYGIGRIGCLTSGDGDYGINTTHPWGVHIHDDALDPPRPNPPGLLVEPTPLYELLFGLALAVYLWIRGRKQLPIGQITGEYLVLSGIGRFLVEFIRRNDRLYFGMTNAQVAALLTIAAGLAMIAYARKRGIVPVPPAVETSPAAV, from the coding sequence ATGTTTCCCTATATCCACATCGGCTCGTTTTCGCTCGGCACCTTTGGACTCTTCATGTGGCTGGCCGGTGTAGCGGGTGTGGTGGTCCTGCAACGCAACATGAGCCGCAACCTGATCAAGGCCGATGCGGTGGTGGTTGTGGCCACCTCCATGATCGCCGGTATTTTTGGCGCCAAACTGTGGCACGAACTGCAGCAGCCGCTTGAGTTCGGACGCGACTTGCACTCCATCATCTTGCCCGGCTGGTCCCACCCGGTAGAGATCCTAGGGAACTTTCTGCAGTGGTTTCGCGCCGGCTTTGCATGGTACGGCGGCCTGCTGTTTGGCCTTGGTTCGCTGCTGTGGCAGGGGCGCTCGCTGCGCATCGGACCGTTGCGGATGCTGGACCTCGCCGCACCTGCCGCGGCACTCGGCTACGGCATCGGGCGAATTGGCTGCCTCACCTCTGGTGACGGCGACTACGGCATCAACACAACGCATCCGTGGGGCGTTCACATCCACGACGACGCTCTCGATCCGCCACGGCCAAATCCGCCTGGACTACTGGTGGAGCCGACACCGCTCTACGAGCTTCTGTTTGGTCTGGCTTTAGCGGTGTACCTGTGGATCCGCGGGCGCAAGCAACTGCCAATCGGCCAGATCACGGGCGAATACCTTGTGCTCAGCGGGATCGGCCGTTTCCTGGTCGAGTTCATCCGTCGCAACGACCGCCTCTACTTCGGCATGACCAACGCGCAGGTCGCGGCTCTGCTCACGATCGCAGCGGGCTTGGCCATGATCGCCTACGCCCGAAAGCGCGGCATTGTGCCGGTGCCTCCAGCGGTGGAGACCTCTCCCGCCGCAGTCTGA
- the uvrA gene encoding excinuclease ABC subunit UvrA — protein MPADVKAAAPTSIVIRGARTHNLKGVDVDIPHNALTVVTGVSGSGKSSLAFDTVYAEGQRRYVESLSAYARQFLERIEKPDVDFMDGLAPAIAIKQKNQTRNPRSTVATATEIYDYMRLLFARCGTVTCIHCGGIVRRDTVDEIATTLLEMEEGTRVYALFPIEPRPITLEPMQEFLPASPDAETQPAPAAKPKKLANKKADKAAAAAPVLDVSEKLKARLTELRTRGYNRLFQNGNIVEFSTPESLLELDFSQPIYVLGDRLSVSADVRSRIVDAIETGYREANEIVFQTAPRDESGPVRLRFSSAFECVQCHRAYREPEPRLFSFNNPFGACPRCQGFGNTIDFDPKLIVPDESKTLDEGAIAPWCTPKYRAHHGEMKRFAQANGIPLKTPWYDLTPAQQELLWDGKGGFSGIRGFFAHLDTKKYKLHVRVFLSKYRGYAPCPVCKGQRLRAEARAVLLQGRNICEAAGLTITGARQFFDTLTLSPAQTEIAGKILEEVRQRISFLEQVGLEYLTLDRLSSTLSGGESQRIQLATSLGSRLVGALYVLDEPSIGLHSRDTARLVRIMHDLRDLGNTILVVEHDPDVITAADRLIDLGPGAGELGGKLLAAGTVPEVEADPNSLTGKYLSGRVQIPVPRERREPGREMLKLRGARIHNLRGVDLDIPLGMLCCVTGVSGSGKSTIVHQVLYRGLQFALGMEGATSDAEKLYRELGGTQNLREVVMVDQSPIGRTPRSNPVTYLKAFDAIRELFAAQPDARRKSLTAGSFSFNVPGGRCDVCEGDGTVTVEMQFLADVELPCEECGGTRYKAAILDVKYKNRNIHDVLNMTVKDALHYFAGHPKIVDRLQVLDEVGLGYVRLGQSATTLSGGEAQRVKLAAHLASIRSIGSGKPDAKKVGSRVLYILDEPTTGLHFADVATLLQAFRKLIDGGGSLLVIEHNMDVIKSADWVIDMGPEGGAAGGRVVATGTPEEIARVPESYTGRWLRASLGMPPLEQTERTDVAA, from the coding sequence ATGCCCGCGGACGTGAAGGCGGCTGCGCCTACAAGCATCGTCATTCGGGGCGCACGCACGCACAACCTGAAGGGTGTGGACGTCGACATTCCGCATAACGCGCTCACCGTCGTCACTGGCGTGAGCGGCAGCGGGAAAAGCTCGCTGGCGTTCGACACCGTGTATGCCGAAGGCCAGCGCCGCTATGTGGAATCGCTGAGTGCCTATGCCCGGCAGTTCCTCGAGCGGATTGAAAAGCCTGACGTGGACTTCATGGACGGCCTCGCACCCGCGATCGCGATCAAGCAGAAGAATCAAACGCGCAACCCGCGCTCCACGGTCGCAACCGCAACCGAAATCTACGACTACATGCGGCTGCTCTTCGCGCGCTGCGGAACGGTGACATGCATCCATTGCGGCGGAATCGTCAGGCGCGACACGGTGGACGAGATCGCAACGACGCTGCTCGAAATGGAGGAAGGAACGCGGGTGTATGCGCTGTTCCCCATCGAGCCGCGGCCGATCACGCTGGAGCCGATGCAGGAGTTCCTGCCGGCGTCGCCCGACGCGGAAACGCAGCCCGCACCAGCAGCCAAGCCGAAGAAGCTTGCGAACAAGAAGGCCGACAAGGCGGCTGCTGCCGCGCCAGTGCTGGACGTGAGCGAGAAGCTGAAGGCACGCCTGACCGAGCTGCGCACGCGCGGCTACAACCGGCTGTTTCAGAACGGCAACATCGTCGAGTTCTCTACGCCGGAGTCGCTGCTGGAGCTGGACTTCTCGCAGCCCATCTATGTGCTCGGCGACCGGCTCAGCGTGAGCGCGGACGTTCGCTCGCGCATCGTGGACGCGATCGAGACGGGCTATCGCGAGGCCAACGAGATCGTCTTCCAGACGGCACCCCGCGATGAGAGCGGGCCTGTGCGGCTGCGCTTTTCATCTGCGTTCGAATGCGTGCAGTGCCATCGCGCCTATCGGGAGCCGGAGCCGCGGCTGTTCAGCTTCAACAACCCATTCGGCGCATGCCCGCGCTGCCAGGGTTTCGGCAACACGATCGACTTCGACCCAAAGCTGATCGTGCCGGACGAATCGAAGACGCTGGACGAGGGTGCCATTGCACCATGGTGTACGCCGAAGTATCGCGCACACCATGGCGAGATGAAGCGCTTCGCGCAAGCCAACGGCATTCCGCTGAAGACGCCGTGGTACGATCTGACGCCCGCGCAGCAGGAGCTGTTGTGGGACGGCAAGGGCGGCTTTTCCGGCATCCGCGGCTTTTTCGCACACCTGGATACGAAGAAGTACAAGCTGCACGTGCGCGTGTTCCTGTCGAAGTATCGCGGCTACGCGCCCTGCCCGGTGTGCAAAGGTCAGCGCCTGCGTGCTGAAGCTCGCGCGGTGTTGCTGCAGGGCCGCAACATCTGCGAAGCGGCCGGCTTGACCATCACGGGCGCTCGTCAATTTTTCGATACGCTGACGTTGTCGCCGGCGCAGACGGAGATTGCAGGCAAGATCCTGGAAGAGGTGCGGCAGCGCATCAGCTTCCTGGAGCAAGTGGGCCTCGAGTACCTGACGCTCGACCGGCTTTCGTCCACGCTGAGCGGCGGTGAGTCGCAGCGCATTCAGCTTGCCACGTCGCTCGGTTCGCGGCTGGTTGGCGCGCTGTATGTTTTGGACGAGCCGAGCATCGGCCTGCACTCGCGGGATACGGCGCGGCTGGTGCGCATCATGCATGACTTGCGCGACTTGGGGAACACGATTCTAGTCGTCGAGCATGACCCGGATGTGATCACCGCCGCGGATCGTCTGATCGACCTGGGGCCGGGTGCGGGCGAACTTGGCGGCAAGTTGCTGGCAGCAGGAACGGTGCCCGAAGTCGAAGCCGATCCCAACTCGCTCACGGGTAAGTATCTTTCGGGCCGCGTGCAGATTCCAGTGCCACGCGAGCGCCGGGAGCCGGGCCGCGAGATGCTGAAACTACGTGGGGCGCGCATTCACAATCTGCGTGGCGTCGATCTGGACATCCCTCTCGGCATGCTGTGCTGCGTCACCGGAGTTAGTGGGTCCGGCAAGTCGACGATCGTGCACCAGGTGCTGTACCGGGGCTTGCAGTTCGCCCTGGGCATGGAAGGCGCGACAAGCGATGCGGAGAAGCTTTACCGCGAACTGGGCGGGACGCAGAACCTGCGCGAGGTCGTCATGGTGGACCAGTCGCCGATCGGACGAACGCCGCGTTCAAATCCGGTGACGTATCTGAAGGCGTTCGACGCAATCCGCGAGCTGTTCGCAGCACAACCGGACGCCAGGCGGAAAAGTCTGACTGCGGGCTCTTTCAGCTTCAACGTTCCCGGGGGCCGGTGCGATGTGTGCGAAGGCGACGGCACGGTCACGGTTGAAATGCAGTTTCTGGCCGATGTGGAGCTGCCCTGCGAAGAGTGTGGCGGAACCCGCTACAAAGCCGCGATCCTCGACGTGAAGTACAAGAACCGGAACATCCACGATGTTCTGAACATGACGGTCAAGGACGCGTTGCACTACTTCGCCGGACATCCCAAGATTGTCGATCGCTTGCAGGTGCTGGACGAGGTCGGCCTGGGCTACGTGCGGCTTGGGCAATCGGCAACCACACTGAGCGGCGGCGAAGCGCAACGCGTGAAGCTGGCAGCTCATCTCGCCAGCATTCGCAGCATCGGCAGCGGCAAGCCGGATGCAAAGAAGGTGGGCAGCCGCGTTCTCTACATCCTGGATGAGCCGACGACGGGACTGCACTTTGCGGATGTGGCCACGCTGCTGCAGGCCTTCCGCAAGCTGATCGACGGCGGCGGTTCCCTGCTGGTGATTGAGCACAACATGGACGTGATCAAGAGTGCCGACTGGGTCATCGACATGGGTCCGGAAGGCGGTGCCGCCGGCGGCCGCGTGGTGGCGACAGGCACTCCGGAAGAGATTGCCCGTGTGCCGGAAAGCTATACAGGCCGGTGGTTGCGCGCGTCGCTGGGCATGCCTCCGCTGGAGCAGACGGAGCGGACCGATGTTGCGGCGTAG
- the hpt gene encoding hypoxanthine phosphoribosyltransferase has translation MSTSDSAAEPVEPRTPTFIPASQCEVLFSEQEIHARVQALGAEISRDYAGESIVLVGVLKGAAIFLADLARAIAVDNTFDFVAVSSYGKGKTSTGAVKLIKDLDVPIEGKHVIVVEDILDTGLTLSYLRKMMLQHKPASLKIATCLDKPERRLVPIEADYVCFSIPNRFVIGYGMDFAEKYRNVVDIRLFPEEMA, from the coding sequence ATGTCTACCAGCGATTCCGCAGCCGAGCCGGTCGAACCCCGCACTCCCACGTTCATCCCGGCGTCGCAGTGCGAAGTTCTCTTCTCCGAGCAGGAGATTCACGCGCGCGTGCAAGCCCTGGGCGCGGAGATCAGCCGCGACTACGCCGGCGAAAGCATTGTGCTGGTTGGGGTGCTCAAGGGCGCGGCAATCTTCCTGGCGGACTTGGCTCGGGCCATCGCGGTCGATAACACCTTCGATTTCGTGGCGGTCTCCAGCTATGGCAAAGGGAAAACTTCGACCGGTGCGGTCAAGTTGATCAAGGATTTGGACGTGCCCATCGAGGGCAAGCACGTCATTGTGGTCGAAGACATTCTGGATACCGGCCTGACGCTGAGCTACCTGCGCAAGATGATGCTGCAGCACAAGCCCGCCAGCCTGAAGATCGCGACCTGCCTCGACAAGCCGGAACGGCGTTTGGTGCCGATTGAAGCGGACTATGTCTGCTTCTCGATCCCAAACCGGTTCGTCATCGGCTACGGTATGGACTTCGCCGAGAAGTATCGCAACGTTGTGGATATCCGGCTGTTCCCCGAAGAAATGGCTTAG